The Halichoerus grypus chromosome 15, mHalGry1.hap1.1, whole genome shotgun sequence genome includes a window with the following:
- the SBK3 gene encoding putative serine/threonine-protein kinase SBK3 → MELREPENHEDGDPEEDTATALQRLVELTATRVTPVRNLRVLYRLIRELGSGSYGRVLLARPRQGGPAVALKLLRRDSVLRTTFLREFCVGRCVSSHPGLLQTLAGPLQTPRHFAFTQEYAPYGDLSGMLKERGLPELLVKRVMAQLAGALDFLHGRGLVHADVKPDNVLVFDPVCSRVALGDLGLTRPEGSPTPAPPGPLPSAPPELCLLLPPDSLPLRPAMDSWGLGVLLFCIATACFPWDVALAPDPEFEAFAGWMTTRPQPPQPPPPWDQFAPPALALLQGLLDLDPDTRSPPLVVLDFLGDDWGLERNREGPGGLGGMSSEDGEEEEERGASLEEWTDEEEEDDKDGKRMGTDGGAP, encoded by the exons ATGGAGCTCAGGGAGCCCGAGAACCATGAGGATGGGGACCCAGAG GAGGACACAGCTACCGCCCTCCAACGGCTCGTGGAGCTGACAGCCACCAGGGTGACCCCAGTGAGGAATCTGCGTGTCCTGTACCGCCTCATCCGAGAGCTCGGCTCGGGCTCCTATGGCCGTGTACTCCTTGCCCGGCCTCGCCAAGGAG GTCCTGCTGTGGCTCTGAAGCTTCTTCGTCGGGACTCGGTCCTGAGAACCACCTTCCTGAGAGAGTTCTGTGTGGGCCGCTGCGTCTCATCACACCCAGGCTTACTCCAGACCCTGGCAGGACCCCTGCAAACCCCCCGACACTTTGCCTTCACCCAGGAGTATGCGCCTTATGGGGACCTCAGCGGGATGCTGAAGGAACGG GGCCTCCCGGAGCTGCTGGTGAAGCGGGTGATGGCCCAGCTGGCTGGAGCCCTGGACTTCCTCCATGGCCGGGGGCTGGTCCATGCAGATGTCAAACCAGACAACGTGCTGGTCTTTGACCCCGTCTGCAGCCGCGTGGCCTTAGGTGACTTGGGGCTGACCCGGCCCGAGGGCAGTCCAACCCCTGCCCCACCGGGGCCACTGCCCTCGGCCCCCCCCGAGCTCTGCCTTCTGCTGCCACCAGACAGCCTGCCCCTGCGGCCAGCAATGGActcctggggcctgggggtgcTTCTCTTCTGCATTGCCACTGCCTGCTTCCCTTGGGACGTGGCACTAGCCCCTGACCCTGAGTTTGAGGCCTTTGCTGGCTGGATGACCACCAGGCCCCAACCCCCacagccacccccaccctgggacCAGTTtgcacccccagccctggcattGCTCCAGGGGCTCCTAGACCTGGATCCCGACACTAGGAGCCCCCCACTGGTTGTCCTGGACTTCTTGGGGGATGACTGGGGGTtagagaggaacagagagggacctgggggcttggggggcatGTCTAgtgaagatggggaggaggaggaagagcgaGGAGCTAGCCTGGAGGAGTGGACGGACGAAGAAGAGGAGGATGACAAAGATGGCAAGAGGATGGGGACAGATGGGGGAGCTCCCTGA